One Vallitalea pronyensis genomic region harbors:
- a CDS encoding hemolysin family protein: MQTQLFFLILLVGGSSFFSASEISLFGITNSKLKVMMENKNKNVDIIAKLLSSRERLLAVILLGNNIVNISAASLATAFFAQLLKPVNMDNYGPILATVVMTIVILVFGAVLPKTMASQNPEKVAQFIAKPLYLIYKVLSPIAQPLNKFVTRITTKAHDEEEEKKVVNLVTKEELQAMADISLETGGVNKEQNEFIKGVLNLSSLKVKDVMTHKMDLCYIDETSTIEHIRCYMDKGYSHLPVCASDNKQKIIGILHVRNIAYIDRVEDINILEIMSEPFFISNTMIVENLLSVFKENHRQVAVVTDEFGEVAGIVTIEDVLEEIVGDIADEYDVKEEKTFAIDDGKTVVFGNMKLSEFNKQFQTKYQSQHSTTIGGFIQEQIPTIPYINETIEIDDYVLKIIGVENNCVMKVEVSQVDEVEEEKIS, encoded by the coding sequence ATGCAGACCCAGTTATTTTTTCTAATACTATTAGTAGGTGGTTCTAGTTTCTTTTCAGCATCAGAGATATCTTTGTTTGGTATCACCAATTCTAAGTTAAAAGTCATGATGGAGAACAAGAATAAGAACGTGGATATTATTGCTAAGCTGTTAAGTAGCCGTGAGCGACTACTTGCCGTTATTCTACTTGGTAATAACATTGTGAACATATCAGCCGCATCACTGGCAACTGCTTTTTTTGCACAATTATTAAAACCTGTTAACATGGATAATTATGGTCCCATTTTAGCAACAGTTGTTATGACAATTGTTATCCTTGTTTTTGGGGCAGTATTACCCAAAACCATGGCAAGTCAAAATCCAGAAAAGGTGGCTCAATTTATTGCCAAACCTTTATACTTAATTTACAAGGTGTTAAGTCCTATAGCTCAACCTCTTAATAAATTCGTTACACGTATCACCACAAAAGCTCACGATGAAGAGGAAGAAAAGAAAGTGGTTAACTTGGTAACCAAAGAGGAATTACAAGCCATGGCTGACATATCACTTGAAACAGGCGGGGTTAATAAAGAACAAAATGAATTTATTAAAGGTGTGCTTAATCTATCCTCTTTAAAAGTAAAAGATGTCATGACCCATAAGATGGACCTCTGTTACATAGATGAAACATCCACCATTGAACATATTCGCTGCTATATGGATAAGGGATACTCTCACTTACCTGTATGTGCATCGGATAATAAACAGAAAATTATTGGTATCCTTCATGTCAGAAACATTGCCTACATTGACCGAGTTGAAGATATCAATATACTAGAAATAATGTCTGAACCATTCTTTATCAGCAATACCATGATTGTGGAAAATCTGCTAAGTGTTTTTAAAGAAAACCATAGACAAGTAGCTGTCGTAACTGATGAGTTTGGTGAGGTTGCAGGTATTGTAACCATTGAAGACGTGTTAGAAGAAATTGTAGGCGATATAGCCGATGAATATGATGTGAAAGAAGAGAAGACATTTGCCATAGATGATGGTAAAACTGTTGTATTTGGTAACATGAAGTTATCGGAATTCAACAAACAATTCCAAACAAAATACCAATCACAACATTCTACAACAATAGGTGGCTTTATCCAAGAGCAAATACCGACGATTCCATACATCAATGAAACCATTGAAATAGATGACTATGTGCTTAAAATAATTGGTGTAGAGAATAACTGCGTCATGAAAGTAGAAGTCAGTCAGGTTGATGAAGTAGAAGAAGAGAAAATTTCTTGA
- a CDS encoding TldD/PmbA family protein, producing MQVKLSDNLNRHMQLMKRLVDMLDKDFDYVSILGTDVSSRVYSVRTTGESVQDFQYFLECGYVVRVYNGRNYSEHSFNEFSEALLKGIYEDILAVGQAKFQRLKKEGMPINGYAKLEEAFVQKAFHSELEIEPATVTAQEKLEKLTAIMHKGLKMSNELVDVRVSYHETQVSKVFISKNKELSQSYTYTNGLIVPLAKRGNNVQYSFDTISGLKGVELLDELEEKCQGVVDEAIALLDAERVEPGEYDIICNPKVTGVIAHEAFGHGVETDMFVKDRAKAPEYMNKQVAAPMVTMKDGVKSYPCPSSYFFDDEGTIGNDTVIIQDGMLKSGISDILSANVLETKPTGNGRRESFERKAYARMTNTYFESGKDELSDMIASIKHGYLLENIRSGMEDPKNWGIQVVVHLGREIKDGKLTGKIISPVFLTGYVPELLQSITMMSKDFELSGSGACGKGHKEVIKTTDGGPYIKAKGRLA from the coding sequence ATGCAAGTAAAGTTATCGGATAATTTAAACCGGCATATGCAGCTCATGAAAAGATTGGTGGATATGCTGGATAAGGATTTTGACTATGTATCAATACTTGGTACAGATGTGTCCAGTAGAGTTTACAGTGTAAGGACAACAGGTGAATCCGTACAGGATTTTCAGTACTTTCTAGAGTGTGGTTATGTGGTTCGCGTATACAATGGAAGGAACTATTCTGAACACTCCTTCAATGAATTTTCTGAGGCATTATTAAAAGGGATCTATGAAGACATCTTAGCAGTCGGTCAAGCTAAGTTTCAGCGACTTAAAAAAGAGGGTATGCCCATTAATGGCTATGCTAAGTTGGAAGAAGCATTTGTCCAGAAAGCATTTCACAGTGAACTAGAAATTGAACCTGCTACAGTGACAGCACAAGAGAAATTGGAGAAATTAACAGCTATTATGCATAAAGGCTTGAAGATGTCTAATGAACTTGTTGATGTACGTGTTTCTTATCACGAGACACAGGTATCCAAGGTGTTCATATCCAAAAACAAAGAATTAAGTCAAAGTTATACTTACACCAATGGTTTAATTGTACCATTAGCTAAGCGAGGGAATAATGTGCAATATTCTTTTGATACCATATCCGGTCTAAAAGGTGTTGAATTACTGGATGAATTAGAAGAAAAGTGCCAAGGTGTGGTTGACGAAGCCATTGCTTTATTAGATGCAGAACGTGTTGAGCCTGGTGAATATGATATTATTTGTAATCCAAAAGTGACAGGGGTTATTGCTCATGAAGCATTTGGTCACGGTGTAGAAACAGACATGTTTGTGAAAGACCGTGCAAAAGCTCCAGAATACATGAATAAGCAAGTAGCAGCACCTATGGTTACCATGAAAGACGGGGTAAAATCATATCCATGCCCATCCAGTTATTTCTTTGATGATGAAGGGACCATTGGCAATGATACCGTTATTATTCAAGATGGTATGCTTAAGTCGGGTATATCCGATATATTATCAGCAAATGTTTTGGAAACCAAACCTACTGGAAATGGTAGAAGAGAAAGCTTCGAACGAAAAGCTTATGCAAGAATGACCAATACATACTTTGAAAGTGGTAAGGATGAGCTAAGTGACATGATTGCATCCATTAAACATGGGTATTTATTAGAAAATATACGTAGTGGTATGGAAGACCCAAAAAATTGGGGAATTCAGGTTGTTGTTCATCTGGGTCGAGAAATCAAAGATGGAAAGTTAACAGGAAAAATTATATCACCTGTATTTTTAACAGGCTATGTGCCCGAACTTCTACAGTCCATTACCATGATGTCCAAGGACTTTGAATTATCAGGGTCTGGGGCATGTGGGAAAGGGCATAAAGAAGTTATTAAGACCACAGATGGTGGACCTTATATAAAAGCCAAAGGGAGGTTAGCGTAA
- a CDS encoding glycoside hydrolase family 5 protein — translation MKKKGIVCLLVTMLLLTVGLHDATFAKMSTNGTMTNVLTQESGTVQVEPQSTAFVGDDDWLHVEGNQIVDKHGNPVWLTGTNWFGFNTGTNCFDGIWTCNMKEALDEMANRGINILRVPISTEILHQWSNGIYPRPNVNTYTNPELEGKNSLEIFDAFLQICKTNGMKVMLDVHSAKTDAMGHFHPLWYHDHITTEIFYETWEWVANRYKNDDTILAFDLQNEPHGKAYQSGASAIWNDSNSVNNWKKVAEICAKRILAINPNVLIIVEGIETYPKEGFDYTSNQEKDYYGYWWGGNLRGVKDYPIDLGTGQKQLVYSPHDYGPDVHQQSWFYPGFNQNTLYQDVWKDNWAYIMEDQIAPLFVGEWGGSLNGDNGIWMHAIRDYMIQNKIHHTFWCYNANSGDTGGLVDYSFIKWDEEKYNFLKSALWQNSQGQFIGLDHKQPLGNNGITITAFYNQ, via the coding sequence ATGAAGAAAAAAGGAATTGTTTGTTTACTAGTAACAATGCTATTACTAACAGTTGGACTTCATGATGCAACTTTTGCTAAAATGTCTACCAATGGTACAATGACTAATGTACTTACACAAGAGTCGGGAACGGTGCAAGTTGAACCCCAGTCTACAGCTTTTGTAGGGGATGATGATTGGCTCCATGTAGAAGGCAATCAAATAGTGGATAAGCACGGTAATCCTGTTTGGTTAACTGGAACAAATTGGTTTGGGTTTAATACGGGAACCAATTGTTTTGACGGTATTTGGACCTGTAACATGAAAGAAGCTTTAGACGAGATGGCTAATCGGGGCATCAATATTCTAAGAGTGCCCATATCCACAGAAATTTTACATCAATGGTCCAATGGCATATATCCAAGACCAAATGTGAATACATATACAAATCCAGAGTTAGAGGGTAAAAATAGCCTGGAAATATTCGATGCTTTTCTTCAAATTTGTAAAACAAATGGTATGAAAGTCATGTTAGATGTACACAGTGCAAAAACAGACGCTATGGGACACTTTCATCCGCTTTGGTACCACGACCATATCACAACAGAAATATTTTATGAAACATGGGAATGGGTAGCCAATCGCTATAAAAATGATGATACCATCCTGGCATTTGATTTACAAAATGAGCCTCATGGAAAGGCTTATCAAAGTGGAGCGTCAGCTATCTGGAATGACTCCAACTCTGTTAATAATTGGAAAAAGGTAGCAGAAATCTGTGCTAAGAGAATTCTAGCCATTAACCCTAATGTACTCATTATTGTTGAAGGTATTGAAACGTATCCTAAGGAAGGGTTTGATTATACCAGCAATCAAGAAAAAGACTATTATGGTTATTGGTGGGGTGGTAACCTAAGAGGTGTAAAAGATTATCCCATAGATCTTGGAACAGGACAAAAACAACTGGTTTATTCACCTCATGATTATGGACCAGATGTGCATCAACAAAGCTGGTTTTATCCTGGATTTAATCAAAATACTTTATACCAGGATGTTTGGAAAGACAATTGGGCTTACATTATGGAAGATCAAATAGCACCTTTATTTGTTGGCGAATGGGGTGGCAGTTTGAATGGCGACAACGGTATTTGGATGCACGCCATTAGAGATTATATGATTCAAAACAAAATTCATCATACTTTCTGGTGTTACAATGCTAATTCAGGTGATACAGGTGGATTAGTGGATTATTCCTTTATTAAGTGGGACGAAGAGAAATATAATTTCTTAAAATCCGCTCTATGGCAAAATAGCCAAGGTCAATTCATTGGATTAGACCATAAGCAGCCATTAGGTAATAACGGTATAACCATAACAGCATTTTATAATCAATGA
- a CDS encoding DUF2164 domain-containing protein, which yields MKSKIELSKEKQDVIKGLIKEFFLEERDEEIGDLAAILLMEFILQEVGPVIYNQAIGDCIKSMTEKVDELYGLEI from the coding sequence ATGAAAAGTAAAATTGAATTATCAAAAGAAAAACAAGACGTTATCAAAGGGTTGATTAAAGAATTTTTCCTTGAGGAAAGAGACGAAGAAATCGGTGATTTAGCTGCCATACTGCTCATGGAGTTTATCCTCCAAGAGGTTGGACCGGTTATTTACAATCAAGCCATAGGGGATTGTATTAAGTCCATGACAGAAAAAGTAGATGAGTTATATGGGTTAGAAATATAA
- a CDS encoding carbohydrate-binding protein, with amino-acid sequence MKKKLKRNAIAVIMCLTFMLTFNGLHIQADTTHVQLFSSKLMTTYTNQGQITGYYTTGYIYINNLDYNKNVIVHYTYDGMNWMDQTATYMKTLADGSEVWSYSTPHQAYSPAHQYTYNCQFAIKYEVNGHTYWDNNGGNDYFLQNSSTSSNATNILSKSVVKLNRAGRSSNSIYGSIILKDLGYDKVVKVRYTTDGWQTFHETDAYYQPSSETGVEVWEFNTIKNSYIPWSSGGQYVIRYIVNGVTYWDNNFGDNYSFSPTQDPNIP; translated from the coding sequence ATGAAAAAAAAGCTCAAGAGAAATGCAATTGCTGTTATCATGTGTCTTACTTTCATGTTGACTTTTAATGGACTACATATACAGGCTGATACAACCCATGTTCAGTTGTTTTCTTCAAAACTCATGACTACTTATACCAACCAAGGACAAATTACTGGTTATTATACAACAGGGTATATCTATATTAATAATCTAGATTATAACAAAAATGTTATTGTCCATTATACCTATGATGGTATGAATTGGATGGATCAAACGGCAACGTATATGAAAACGTTAGCGGACGGGTCGGAAGTATGGTCTTATTCAACGCCACATCAAGCCTACTCACCTGCACATCAATATACATATAACTGTCAATTTGCAATAAAATATGAGGTGAATGGTCATACATATTGGGATAATAATGGTGGTAATGATTATTTCCTTCAAAACAGCAGTACCAGTTCAAATGCAACAAACATCTTATCTAAAAGTGTTGTGAAGCTAAATAGGGCAGGGAGATCTTCCAATTCTATTTATGGTTCCATCATTTTGAAAGACTTAGGGTATGATAAAGTGGTTAAAGTACGCTATACCACAGATGGCTGGCAAACATTCCATGAAACAGATGCTTATTATCAACCTTCCTCTGAAACCGGTGTAGAAGTATGGGAATTTAATACGATTAAAAACAGTTATATTCCTTGGAGTAGTGGTGGACAATATGTGATTAGGTATATTGTAAACGGTGTCACTTATTGGGACAATAATTTTGGTGATAATTACAGTTTTTCGCCAACACAAGACCCTAATATACCTTAA
- a CDS encoding homocysteine synthase, which translates to MNMSKTYRFDTIQVHGGQQADPTTGARAVPIYQTTSYAFQDFDHGANLFNLSESGNIYTRIMNPTTDVFEQRIAALEGGVGALAVASGSAAITYAITNIAGTGDDIVAANTLYGGTYNLLANTLPRFGITTHFVDPDHVQNFTKAITPNTKAIYVETIGNPRINVIDIEAVAKVAHDHHIPLIIDNTFATPYLVRPIDYGADIVVHSATKFIGGHGTSIGGVIVDSGNFDWAASGKFPTFTTPDPSYHGIVYSEALKNLAYIVKARVTLLRDTGAAISPFNAFLFLQGLETLSLRMAKHVENAKAVAQFLKKHPKIEWVNYPSLQNNTYYDLAQKYLPKGAGAIFTFGIKGGIESAKTLINHLEIFSHLANVADAKSLIIHPATTTHQQLSDEQQQEAGITKDMVRISVGIEDAHDLIVDLEQALALI; encoded by the coding sequence ATGAATATGAGTAAAACATATCGTTTTGACACCATTCAAGTGCATGGAGGACAACAAGCAGATCCCACAACAGGTGCTCGAGCAGTACCCATTTATCAGACAACATCTTATGCATTTCAAGATTTTGACCATGGGGCTAATCTCTTTAATCTAAGTGAGTCTGGTAATATCTACACACGTATCATGAACCCTACAACAGATGTGTTTGAACAACGTATTGCTGCCTTAGAAGGTGGTGTGGGCGCTCTAGCTGTAGCCTCCGGTTCAGCGGCTATCACCTATGCCATTACCAATATTGCTGGAACAGGTGATGATATAGTGGCTGCTAATACACTCTATGGCGGTACGTATAATCTACTTGCCAACACGTTACCTCGTTTTGGTATTACTACCCATTTTGTGGACCCAGATCATGTGCAAAATTTTACGAAGGCTATTACACCTAACACCAAAGCAATCTATGTGGAAACCATTGGTAATCCGCGCATTAATGTTATAGATATTGAAGCTGTGGCAAAAGTGGCTCACGATCATCATATTCCATTAATTATTGATAATACCTTTGCTACCCCGTATTTGGTTCGACCTATTGATTATGGTGCCGATATAGTTGTTCATTCAGCTACTAAATTTATTGGTGGTCATGGTACCTCTATTGGCGGAGTTATTGTGGATTCAGGCAATTTTGATTGGGCTGCAAGCGGCAAATTTCCAACCTTCACCACACCTGACCCAAGTTACCACGGTATTGTGTACTCAGAAGCTCTTAAGAATCTTGCATACATTGTTAAAGCAAGAGTTACCTTACTTCGGGATACAGGCGCAGCCATTAGCCCTTTTAATGCCTTCTTGTTTTTACAGGGATTAGAGACATTATCCTTAAGAATGGCTAAACATGTGGAAAATGCTAAGGCAGTTGCCCAGTTTCTTAAAAAACATCCCAAGATTGAATGGGTGAATTACCCCAGCCTTCAGAATAATACCTATTATGATTTAGCCCAGAAGTACTTGCCAAAAGGTGCTGGAGCAATCTTTACCTTTGGTATAAAAGGTGGTATTGAATCCGCAAAGACATTGATAAATCATTTAGAAATCTTCTCACACCTGGCTAATGTAGCAGATGCTAAATCCTTAATCATACACCCTGCAACAACAACCCACCAGCAATTAAGCGATGAACAACAACAAGAAGCAGGCATTACCAAGGATATGGTGAGGATTTCAGTGGGTATTGAAGATGCCCATGATTTAATTGTTGATTTAGAACAAGCTCTAGCATTGATATAG
- a CDS encoding ZIP family metal transporter gives MMGNAFSFIVSLSTGAIGLTLGVFLTYSLSSKGKRFEGMMLAFTAGLMLSIVCFELLPKAFEVGGLEIGLLGICIGIGMVILIEQYLDHHKHERMRYDNMYIRRAILLAIAFSIHNIPEGIAIGSMLSLSPEEGLYFAFAILVHNVPEGMIIALPLKKSKVSLWYAIIIIAIISLFMGLGAMVGVSLSNISQMYISLSLAIASGIMLYVTTGEIIVKSMNQWKGRSISLTIILGILLGVILSRH, from the coding sequence ATGATGGGAAATGCGTTTTCTTTTATAGTCAGTTTAAGTACAGGTGCTATTGGTTTAACACTTGGCGTTTTTTTGACTTATTCGTTATCCAGTAAAGGCAAAAGATTTGAAGGCATGATGCTTGCTTTTACTGCAGGGCTTATGTTATCCATTGTGTGTTTTGAACTTCTACCAAAAGCATTTGAGGTAGGGGGATTAGAGATTGGTTTGTTGGGTATATGCATAGGTATTGGTATGGTCATTTTGATTGAACAGTATCTGGACCATCACAAACATGAGCGTATGCGTTATGACAATATGTACATAAGGCGAGCTATTTTATTAGCCATTGCTTTTTCCATTCATAATATACCAGAAGGTATAGCTATTGGGTCCATGCTCTCACTTTCTCCAGAAGAAGGGTTGTACTTTGCATTTGCTATATTGGTGCATAATGTTCCAGAAGGTATGATCATTGCATTACCATTAAAAAAAAGTAAGGTTAGCCTATGGTATGCCATCATTATCATCGCTATAATTAGTTTATTTATGGGTCTTGGCGCTATGGTTGGTGTTTCTCTAAGCAATATATCACAGATGTATATATCCCTGTCTTTAGCTATAGCAAGTGGTATCATGCTCTATGTGACAACTGGGGAAATTATTGTCAAATCCATGAAT
- a CDS encoding metallopeptidase TldD-related protein codes for MIDVIKGLLENNAHLSDWSIHETHTISEELFFIKKALDMNRTKDVRHYRITVYVDINEDDKTYTGMASYRLHPTMNKEEIAQVIENAAFSARFAKNKAFQLVDPSDMQVTTSDQLSKSELTDGILAIRDQLYKSDHYDKGFINSSEIFVNHAYHRIMNSRGVDVSYQNQSCALEVLTQWKEAKEDVEIYEEYNYTDYHTAIEERIEEQLMRAKDKAIARPMPLLKDIPIIMRATEVREILNYYVRHANAMSVYEGVSQFKTGTSIQGDVKGDYVNITLNPMMENSTKSSPVDSDGMILSTFNLITDGILNDYHGSNQYAQYLGIEPTGHIQNMEVGSGSKSYGQIIKEPHIEILSFSSFDMESVSGSFGGEIRLARYFDGENHAVFTGGSLSANIKEVQEKMYFTKEMEQVDYYRGPKALTYVGYIASA; via the coding sequence ATGATAGATGTGATTAAGGGATTACTAGAGAACAATGCCCATCTATCCGATTGGAGTATTCATGAAACCCATACCATTTCGGAAGAATTATTTTTTATTAAAAAAGCCTTGGATATGAATCGTACGAAGGATGTTAGGCACTACCGTATTACGGTATATGTAGATATAAATGAGGATGATAAAACATATACAGGTATGGCATCTTACCGTCTTCACCCAACAATGAATAAAGAAGAAATTGCTCAAGTCATTGAGAATGCCGCCTTTTCAGCTAGATTTGCTAAAAATAAAGCTTTTCAACTGGTAGACCCATCGGATATGCAAGTGACAACATCTGATCAACTATCGAAATCAGAGCTTACAGATGGTATACTTGCTATAAGAGATCAGTTATACAAATCGGACCATTATGATAAGGGCTTTATTAACTCATCTGAAATATTTGTTAATCATGCCTATCATCGTATAATGAATTCAAGAGGTGTTGATGTATCGTACCAAAATCAGTCATGTGCTTTAGAAGTACTGACCCAGTGGAAGGAAGCAAAGGAAGATGTGGAAATCTATGAAGAGTATAACTATACGGATTATCACACAGCCATTGAAGAACGTATTGAAGAGCAGTTGATGCGGGCAAAAGATAAAGCCATAGCCAGGCCCATGCCTCTTTTAAAAGACATACCCATTATTATGAGGGCTACAGAAGTCAGAGAGATCCTTAACTATTATGTGAGGCACGCTAATGCCATGAGTGTGTATGAAGGAGTCTCCCAATTCAAGACAGGCACCTCCATTCAAGGAGATGTAAAAGGGGATTATGTGAATATAACCCTTAATCCAATGATGGAAAACTCAACAAAATCGTCTCCAGTTGATAGTGATGGCATGATATTATCAACGTTTAATCTTATTACAGATGGCATTCTCAATGATTATCATGGGAGCAATCAATATGCCCAATATTTAGGTATCGAGCCCACTGGCCACATACAAAATATGGAAGTTGGCTCAGGTTCAAAATCTTATGGACAGATAATAAAAGAACCTCATATTGAAATCCTTTCCTTTTCATCTTTCGATATGGAAAGTGTTTCAGGTAGTTTTGGTGGAGAGATACGATTAGCGCGTTATTTTGATGGTGAAAACCATGCTGTGTTTACAGGCGGTTCATTATCAGCTAACATCAAGGAAGTACAAGAAAAGATGTATTTTACAAAGGAAATGGAACAAGTTGATTATTATCGAGGTCCAAAAGCGCTAACATATGTGGGTTATATAGCTTCTGCTTAA